A window of the Egibacter rhizosphaerae genome harbors these coding sequences:
- the ftsX gene encoding permease-like cell division protein FtsX, whose product MGARLRYLLGEVGVGLRRNLLMTVATVVTVTVSLALLGAGLLVQEQVNLTRGLFYTQVEVSIWLDDGITEEQRQSLEADLQDNSEVSEVIYESQEQAYENAQDLFEGQDEVLASVTPDLLPASFRVGLHQPENFRIVESQYEDYPGVSEVSDQREVLDRFFTVMDSVRLGAISVAALQLVAAAALISNTIRITAFARREQISIMKLVGAPNWYIRLPFILEGVVAGVLGALLAGGLLWLGMETLVTTLDAEVPFLPFIGPEALLYTVPWLLLIGGGLAALASYFSLRRFLAV is encoded by the coding sequence ATGGGGGCTAGGCTCCGCTATCTGCTCGGCGAGGTCGGCGTCGGGCTCCGCCGCAACCTGCTCATGACCGTCGCGACGGTGGTGACCGTCACCGTCAGCCTCGCCCTGCTGGGCGCGGGTCTGCTGGTGCAGGAGCAGGTCAACCTCACCCGCGGGCTCTTCTACACGCAGGTCGAGGTGTCGATCTGGCTGGACGACGGCATCACCGAGGAGCAGCGGCAGTCCCTCGAGGCCGACCTGCAGGACAACAGCGAGGTCAGCGAGGTCATCTACGAGTCCCAGGAGCAGGCCTACGAGAACGCACAGGACCTTTTCGAGGGGCAGGACGAGGTGTTGGCCAGTGTGACGCCCGACCTGTTGCCCGCCTCGTTCCGGGTCGGTCTGCATCAACCGGAGAACTTCCGGATCGTCGAGTCCCAGTACGAGGACTACCCGGGTGTGTCGGAGGTCAGCGACCAGCGCGAGGTGCTCGACCGCTTCTTCACGGTGATGGATTCCGTGCGACTCGGCGCGATCTCGGTCGCCGCCCTGCAGCTCGTCGCCGCCGCAGCGCTCATCTCGAACACGATCCGCATCACCGCGTTCGCCCGCCGTGAGCAGATCAGCATCATGAAGCTCGTGGGGGCGCCGAACTGGTACATCCGGCTGCCCTTCATCCTCGAGGGCGTGGTCGCGGGTGTGCTCGGCGCGCTCCTCGCCGGCGGGCTGCTCTGGCTCGGGATGGAGACCCTGGTCACGACGCTCGACGCGGAGGTGCCGTTCCTGCCGTTCATCGGCCCCGAGGCGCTGCTCTACACGGTGCCGTGGCTGCTGCTCATCGGGGGTGGCCTCGCCGCGCTCGCGTCCTACTTCAGCCTGCGGCGCTTCCTCGCGGTCTGA
- a CDS encoding pyridoxal-phosphate-dependent aminotransferase family protein: protein MHPPDRILMGPGPSDVHPRVLQSLGHPLIGHLDPDFTPLLDRVGEQLRTLFGTSNRVTFPVSGTGSAGMEATVVNLVEPGDDVVVGVNGVFGGRIAEVARRAGANVHTVEAPWGRIIDPQAFLEEVRKRRPAVAALVHAETSTGAHQPVAEIGEALRGEDTLLLLDCVTSLAGVEVAVDAWGVDAGYSGTQKCLSVPPGLSPVTFSDRAVAKVRGRASPVQSWYLDLTLLLGYLDAEGGRTYHHTAPVSMIYGLAEGLDLVLEEGVDARIARHAHLGGLLQDGLTQLGLPLLAQEGHRLPQLTTVGLPDGVDEAAWRARLLKEYGIEVGGGLGDFAGRAWRIGLMGHSCDERNVRLLLAALERLLDETR from the coding sequence ATGCATCCCCCCGACCGAATCCTCATGGGCCCCGGCCCCAGCGATGTGCATCCCCGGGTCCTGCAGTCACTGGGCCATCCCCTCATCGGCCATCTCGACCCGGACTTCACCCCGCTCCTCGACCGCGTGGGCGAGCAACTCCGCACCCTGTTCGGCACCTCCAACCGGGTGACCTTCCCGGTGTCGGGCACGGGCAGTGCCGGGATGGAGGCCACGGTCGTCAACCTCGTCGAGCCCGGCGACGACGTCGTGGTGGGCGTCAACGGGGTCTTCGGTGGGCGCATCGCCGAGGTCGCGCGCCGAGCGGGCGCGAACGTGCACACGGTCGAGGCGCCGTGGGGACGGATCATCGATCCGCAGGCCTTCCTCGAGGAGGTCCGGAAACGCCGTCCCGCCGTCGCCGCGCTCGTCCACGCCGAGACCTCCACCGGCGCGCACCAGCCGGTCGCGGAGATCGGGGAGGCCCTGCGTGGTGAGGACACGCTGCTGCTGCTCGACTGCGTCACGAGCCTCGCGGGGGTCGAGGTGGCGGTCGACGCATGGGGGGTCGATGCCGGCTACTCAGGGACCCAGAAGTGCCTGTCGGTCCCGCCAGGCCTCTCACCCGTCACCTTCAGCGACCGCGCGGTCGCCAAGGTCCGCGGCCGGGCCTCGCCGGTGCAGTCGTGGTACCTCGATCTCACGCTGTTGCTCGGCTACCTGGACGCCGAGGGCGGGCGCACGTACCACCACACCGCACCGGTGTCGATGATCTACGGCCTTGCGGAGGGACTCGACCTCGTGCTCGAGGAGGGGGTCGACGCACGGATCGCCCGGCACGCGCACCTCGGTGGCCTGCTGCAGGACGGACTCACCCAGCTGGGACTGCCGCTGCTCGCCCAGGAGGGTCACCGCCTCCCGCAGCTGACGACCGTGGGCCTGCCCGACGGTGTCGATGAGGCCGCGTGGCGGGCTCGCCTGCTGAAGGAGTACGGCATCGAGGTGGGCGGCGGGCTCGGCGACTTCGCCGGGCGGGCGTGGCGGATCGGCCTCATGGGCCACTCGTGCGACGAACGCAACGTCCGGCTCCTGCTGGCCGCCCTCGAGCGCCTGCTCGACGAGACCCGCTGA
- the ftsE gene encoding cell division ATP-binding protein FtsE — protein sequence MIRLENVTKVFDNGVVALSDLSVEVAKGEFVFIVGASGSGKSTFIRLVIKDEDPNEGDLWVAGKRLSRLKSWKVPSLRRELGCVFQDFKLLERKTAAENVAFALEVIGRPRHQITKTVPEVLRLVGLEDKYHAYPHELSGGEQQRVSIARAFVNRPRILLCDEPTGNLDPHTSVGIMKLLDRINRTGTTVVMATHDQHIVDSMRRRVVELEDGHLVRDQVRGVYGYGG from the coding sequence GTGATCCGCCTGGAGAACGTCACCAAGGTCTTCGACAACGGGGTCGTGGCGCTGTCCGACCTGAGCGTCGAGGTGGCCAAGGGCGAGTTCGTCTTCATCGTCGGGGCGTCGGGCTCCGGCAAGAGCACGTTCATCCGGCTCGTGATCAAGGACGAGGATCCCAACGAGGGTGACCTCTGGGTGGCCGGCAAGCGCCTCTCCCGGCTGAAGTCGTGGAAGGTGCCGAGCCTGCGACGCGAGCTCGGCTGCGTCTTCCAGGACTTCAAGCTGCTCGAACGCAAGACCGCGGCCGAGAACGTGGCCTTCGCGCTCGAGGTGATCGGGCGGCCCCGTCACCAGATCACCAAGACCGTCCCGGAGGTGCTCCGGCTGGTGGGGCTCGAGGACAAGTACCACGCGTACCCCCACGAGCTCTCGGGCGGCGAGCAGCAGCGCGTCTCGATCGCGCGCGCGTTCGTGAATCGGCCGCGGATCCTCCTCTGCGACGAGCCCACCGGCAACCTCGACCCGCACACCTCCGTGGGGATCATGAAGCTCCTCGACCGGATCAATCGCACCGGCACCACGGTGGTCATGGCGACCCACGACCAGCACATCGTCGACTCGATGCGCCGACGGGTCGTCGAGCTCGAGGACGGGCACTTGGTACGCGATCAGGTCCGCGGGGTGTACGGCTATGGGGGCTAG
- a CDS encoding undecaprenyl-diphosphate phosphatase produces MTLWEAIILGAIQGLFMFVPVSSTSHLALAQQWLIDRGSALPPPESPEMILFDLVVHVGTMVSVALVLRRSLGRLLVGASADVGGLLGTREGRRGRYLRLVGMGLLSVATTGAIGVVVLQTGTGVFGAPPIIAGNLALTGAILWWTDTVGPRWRGLDGITPLVAIGIGAAQGIALLPGLSRSGLTIACALLLGLRRRWAAEFSFFVAIPTIVAASGVQALLVAREGEPLLVDAGAFAVGFVIAAAVGAVALWGVLRLLYRARFRVFSIYVWILAVLVASGVVVSTH; encoded by the coding sequence GTGACGCTCTGGGAGGCGATCATCCTCGGGGCGATCCAGGGCCTGTTCATGTTCGTCCCCGTCAGCTCGACGAGCCATCTGGCACTCGCACAGCAGTGGCTCATCGATCGGGGCTCGGCACTCCCCCCGCCGGAGTCGCCCGAGATGATCCTGTTCGACCTCGTCGTGCACGTCGGCACGATGGTGTCGGTGGCGCTCGTGCTGCGACGCAGCCTGGGACGCTTGCTCGTCGGAGCCAGCGCGGACGTGGGTGGCCTGCTGGGCACGCGGGAGGGCCGCCGGGGACGCTACCTGCGCCTCGTCGGCATGGGCCTCTTGTCCGTGGCGACCACCGGCGCCATCGGGGTGGTCGTCCTGCAGACCGGCACGGGCGTGTTCGGCGCGCCCCCCATCATCGCGGGCAACCTCGCCCTGACGGGCGCGATCCTCTGGTGGACCGACACGGTCGGCCCGCGCTGGCGGGGACTCGACGGCATCACCCCGCTCGTCGCGATCGGGATCGGGGCCGCCCAGGGAATCGCGCTGCTGCCGGGGCTGTCACGCAGCGGGCTCACGATCGCCTGCGCCCTGCTGCTGGGCCTACGCCGCCGCTGGGCGGCAGAGTTCAGCTTCTTCGTGGCCATCCCCACGATCGTCGCCGCATCCGGCGTGCAGGCCCTGCTCGTCGCGCGCGAAGGAGAGCCGCTGCTCGTCGACGCGGGCGCGTTCGCCGTGGGCTTCGTGATCGCCGCCGCCGTCGGCGCGGTCGCGCTCTGGGGGGTGCTGCGCCTGCTGTACCGCGCGCGATTCCGGGTGTTCAGCATCTACGTCTGGATCCTCGCCGTCCTCGTCGCCAGCGGCGTGGTGGTCTCGACCCACTAG
- a CDS encoding NUDIX domain-containing protein: MTELRAVDDPAATPQQLASLLERWNPTDEREASALERFRTALATLTRPFDREADPVHVTASGLVIGPRGVLLHRHKRTGAWMQPGGHIDHGEVPSQAAARETTEETGVTVTHPSGGPRPVHLDVHDVVVTGHVHLDLRYLLVADAGSSDEPAPPPDESPEVAWFSWDQAIAMADPGLIGALRLLRPA, encoded by the coding sequence GTGACCGAGCTCCGCGCCGTCGACGATCCCGCCGCCACGCCGCAGCAACTCGCCTCGCTCCTCGAGAGGTGGAATCCCACCGACGAGCGCGAAGCGAGCGCCCTCGAACGCTTCCGGACGGCGCTGGCCACCCTGACACGCCCGTTCGACCGCGAGGCCGACCCCGTCCACGTCACCGCCTCCGGGCTCGTGATCGGGCCGCGCGGAGTGCTGTTGCACCGCCACAAGCGCACCGGGGCCTGGATGCAGCCCGGCGGGCACATCGATCACGGAGAGGTCCCCTCCCAAGCAGCGGCGCGGGAGACCACCGAGGAGACCGGGGTGACCGTCACGCACCCGAGCGGCGGTCCCCGCCCGGTCCACCTCGACGTGCACGACGTCGTGGTCACCGGCCACGTTCACCTCGATCTGCGCTACCTGCTCGTCGCGGACGCCGGCAGCTCGGACGAGCCGGCGCCACCGCCGGACGAGAGCCCGGAAGTGGCGTGGTTCTCGTGGGACCAGGCCATCGCCATGGCCGACCCCGGGCTGATCGGCGCGCTGCGGCTCCTGCGGCCCGCCTAA
- a CDS encoding murein hydrolase activator EnvC family protein: MKQEPRGGQDRPRVAGDQAAHVVAGAWRVLVATLLAGTLMAVPGIAGALDEFDEREQELEELEEDVEEDVEEVDEDLEGARDELENIEDRHAQADAELDEIESELDRLNGELDTLTGEVESAEEALAAAEEQLRQTTSELIQTEQELDAARAELGEQRDLFAERVRSAYMSGEGNYADALLDAQDLNELTRTSGLVRSILDSDLAAIERMRTLEHEISASVGHLEELQDQEVEEQRAAEEERNRVAALREERQDVRDAVAVERERQEEVLAELEADKEEYDRLVGELEGQSQALEAELAQLADEQEDLQAERRAEIERREQERREQERREQAEREQAEREQAEREAASDGSGNDDAGSGSGGGSSDSPGSGGSDSSASSGADGGGGLLARPVGGPVTSSFGYRTHPVLGTQRLHAGIDFGAPTGTPIRAADGGRVVQAGGRGGYGITVVIDHGGGLSTLYAHQSSLNVSAGESVSRGDVIGYVGSTGVSTGPHLHFEVREGGSPVNPAPYL; encoded by the coding sequence GTGAAGCAGGAACCGCGCGGCGGGCAGGATCGCCCTCGCGTCGCGGGTGACCAGGCGGCACACGTGGTGGCCGGCGCATGGCGCGTGCTCGTGGCGACGTTGCTGGCCGGCACGCTCATGGCGGTGCCCGGGATCGCCGGGGCGCTCGACGAGTTCGACGAGCGGGAACAGGAGCTCGAGGAGCTCGAGGAGGACGTCGAGGAGGACGTCGAGGAGGTCGATGAGGACCTCGAGGGCGCGCGCGACGAGCTCGAGAACATCGAGGACCGCCACGCGCAGGCGGACGCCGAGCTCGACGAGATCGAGTCCGAGCTCGACCGGCTCAACGGGGAGCTCGACACGCTCACCGGGGAGGTGGAGAGCGCGGAGGAAGCGCTCGCCGCCGCCGAGGAGCAGCTCCGACAGACCACGAGCGAGCTGATCCAGACCGAGCAGGAGCTCGACGCCGCCCGCGCGGAGCTCGGGGAACAACGGGATCTGTTCGCGGAGCGGGTCAGAAGCGCGTACATGAGCGGGGAGGGCAACTACGCGGACGCCCTGCTCGACGCTCAGGACCTCAACGAGCTCACGCGCACCAGCGGCCTCGTGCGGTCGATCCTCGACAGCGATCTCGCCGCGATCGAGCGGATGCGCACCCTCGAGCACGAGATCTCGGCGAGCGTGGGACACCTCGAGGAGCTCCAGGACCAGGAGGTCGAGGAGCAGCGCGCCGCCGAGGAGGAGCGGAATCGTGTCGCCGCCCTGCGCGAGGAGCGTCAGGACGTGCGCGACGCCGTGGCCGTCGAGCGTGAGCGCCAGGAGGAGGTGCTCGCTGAGCTCGAAGCCGACAAGGAGGAGTACGACCGGTTGGTCGGCGAGCTCGAGGGGCAGAGCCAGGCCCTCGAGGCCGAGTTGGCGCAACTCGCCGACGAGCAGGAGGACCTGCAGGCCGAACGCCGTGCCGAGATCGAACGCCGTGAGCAGGAGCGTCGCGAGCAGGAGCGTCGCGAGCAGGCCGAGCGCGAGCAGGCCGAGCGCGAGCAGGCCGAGCGCGAGGCGGCGAGCGACGGTTCGGGGAACGACGATGCGGGCTCGGGGAGTGGGGGCGGATCCAGTGACTCCCCCGGATCCGGTGGGAGCGACTCCAGTGCCTCCTCCGGCGCCGATGGGGGCGGCGGGTTACTGGCCCGGCCGGTGGGCGGCCCGGTCACCAGCTCGTTCGGGTACCGCACCCACCCGGTGCTGGGCACGCAACGCTTGCACGCCGGCATCGACTTCGGGGCGCCGACTGGAACGCCGATCCGTGCGGCCGACGGCGGTCGGGTCGTGCAGGCCGGGGGCCGGGGCGGCTACGGGATCACGGTCGTGATCGACCACGGCGGCGGTCTGTCCACGTTGTACGCGCACCAGTCGTCCCTGAACGTCTCCGCCGGGGAGTCCGTGAGCCGGGGCGACGTGATCGGCTACGTCGGCTCGACGGGCGTGTCGACGGGCCCCCATCTGCACTTCGAGGTGCGTGAGGGCGGCAGCCCGGTGAATCCGGCCCCGTACCTCTAG
- a CDS encoding YdcF family protein, translating into MSSKTAPRRQPEPASAARTRRDAATGRTRRRTGWVMRAVLVAIVLLAGYVVVTGVQVWWSTTRDAARSADAIVVLGAAQYDGRPSAALQGRLDHALQLYEAGYAPLVVVTGGRQAGDRYTEAAASANYLEGRGMPGDVIERETTGGTSYASIAATARFLADEGLDRVLLVSDPFHNHRIRAIAREVGLDAHVSATTASPFSGVNELRQLARETVAVSLGRVIGYRRLDQLGLRLRQLGAEELEEEAGDLPGDDARGERQEPTGEAS; encoded by the coding sequence GTGTCGAGCAAGACCGCACCCCGCAGACAACCGGAGCCCGCTTCTGCTGCCCGCACCCGGCGTGACGCCGCCACCGGCCGCACGCGCCGGCGCACGGGCTGGGTCATGCGTGCCGTCCTCGTGGCGATCGTGCTGCTCGCGGGCTACGTGGTGGTCACCGGGGTGCAGGTGTGGTGGTCGACGACGCGGGACGCCGCGCGCTCCGCCGACGCCATCGTCGTCCTCGGCGCGGCCCAGTACGACGGGCGTCCGTCCGCCGCCCTGCAGGGGCGACTCGACCACGCCCTCCAGCTCTACGAGGCGGGGTACGCGCCGCTCGTGGTCGTCACGGGCGGCCGACAGGCGGGCGATCGGTACACGGAGGCGGCCGCGAGCGCGAACTACCTCGAAGGGCGGGGGATGCCGGGCGATGTGATCGAGCGTGAGACGACCGGGGGAACCAGCTACGCCTCGATCGCCGCCACCGCCCGGTTCCTGGCCGACGAGGGGCTCGACCGGGTCCTGCTCGTCTCGGACCCGTTCCACAACCACCGGATCCGCGCGATCGCTCGCGAGGTCGGGCTCGACGCCCACGTGTCGGCGACCACCGCGAGCCCGTTCTCCGGCGTCAACGAGTTGCGCCAGCTGGCTCGCGAGACCGTCGCCGTATCCCTCGGTCGCGTGATCGGTTATCGGCGGCTCGATCAGCTCGGGTTGCGCCTGCGCCAGCTGGGCGCCGAAGAACTCGAGGAGGAGGCCGGCGACCTCCCCGGGGACGACGCCCGAGGCGAGCGGCAGGAGCCCACCGGGGAGGCCTCGTGA
- a CDS encoding acyltransferase family protein, whose amino-acid sequence MLRRFDLAAERIAERTSTDRERYLDFLRVVAISLVVLGHWLVRVVTEQDGEMRSDYLLVAEPWTQWASWIFQVMPLFFIVGGVLNLRSWRRARERGTGAVAWTRTRARRLLRPLVPLLVLWLVLAAILRLAGRDDVLAFSTETAIIPAWFLAAYLLVTALTPVVADRGDHRVLVALVAAATVVDGLRFAEPAALAWVPEMGGEPLFATLNFVFVWVAVHQLGFRWCDGQVPQRGVSRAALVLGALVVLGGLVLAGYPRSMVQVPGEELSNSTPPTIALFALGVAQLGVALVARVPVEGWLERLRPWGAVALLGSRLMTVFLWHQTAMLTVSTVAVVFEPWPLAAEIDATWWATRPLWLAACVAVLVPLVAVFGRFERVGDAPRSTLPPRAAAVKTAAAVVVTSASLGWLIVGGLTDPEGPLRLPVGPLVALLVGMAALGVLGGRHTRRVLAALGSDRGASRRRVRAGPRDRSGEA is encoded by the coding sequence ATGTTGCGTCGCTTCGACCTGGCCGCCGAACGGATCGCCGAGCGGACCTCGACGGACCGTGAGCGTTACCTGGACTTTCTGCGAGTCGTCGCGATCTCCCTGGTCGTCCTCGGACACTGGCTCGTCCGCGTGGTCACCGAGCAGGACGGGGAAATGCGGTCCGACTACTTGTTGGTCGCCGAACCGTGGACACAGTGGGCGTCGTGGATCTTCCAGGTGATGCCGCTCTTCTTCATCGTGGGCGGCGTCCTCAATCTGCGGTCCTGGCGGCGTGCGCGTGAGCGGGGAACGGGCGCCGTCGCCTGGACCCGGACGCGTGCACGTCGCCTGTTGCGTCCCCTCGTCCCGCTGCTCGTCCTGTGGCTCGTGCTCGCCGCGATCCTGCGGTTGGCCGGCCGCGACGACGTGCTCGCGTTCAGCACCGAGACGGCCATCATCCCGGCGTGGTTCCTCGCGGCGTACTTGCTGGTCACCGCGCTGACTCCGGTGGTCGCCGACCGAGGCGACCACCGCGTCCTCGTCGCGCTCGTCGCAGCGGCCACGGTGGTCGACGGGCTGCGGTTCGCGGAGCCCGCGGCGCTCGCCTGGGTGCCGGAGATGGGGGGCGAACCCCTGTTCGCGACGCTGAACTTCGTGTTCGTGTGGGTGGCGGTCCACCAGCTGGGCTTCAGGTGGTGCGACGGGCAGGTCCCACAGCGTGGCGTCTCCCGAGCGGCGCTCGTGCTCGGCGCGCTCGTGGTACTGGGCGGCCTCGTCCTGGCGGGCTACCCCCGCTCGATGGTGCAGGTACCGGGCGAGGAGCTCTCCAACAGCACGCCGCCGACGATCGCGCTGTTCGCGCTCGGCGTCGCCCAGCTCGGGGTCGCCCTCGTGGCACGCGTCCCGGTCGAAGGCTGGCTCGAGCGGCTGCGCCCCTGGGGGGCGGTCGCCTTGCTCGGGTCGCGGCTCATGACCGTCTTCCTGTGGCACCAGACCGCCATGCTCACCGTCTCGACGGTCGCGGTCGTGTTCGAGCCGTGGCCGCTCGCCGCCGAGATCGACGCGACCTGGTGGGCGACGCGCCCGCTGTGGCTCGCCGCGTGCGTCGCCGTGCTCGTCCCCCTCGTCGCGGTGTTCGGGCGCTTCGAGCGGGTCGGGGACGCGCCGCGGAGCACGCTCCCGCCACGCGCGGCTGCCGTGAAGACCGCCGCCGCGGTGGTGGTGACGAGTGCCTCGCTCGGATGGCTGATCGTCGGTGGGCTCACCGACCCGGAGGGGCCCCTGCGGCTGCCGGTCGGGCCGCTCGTGGCCCTGTTGGTCGGCATGGCCGCCCTGGGTGTACTGGGCGGGCGCCACACCCGCCGCGTGCTGGCCGCCCTGGGGAGCGACCGGGGGGCGTCCCGGCGTCGTGTCCGCGCAGGCCCGAGGGATCGGTCGGGGGAGGCCTAG
- a CDS encoding alpha/beta family hydrolase: protein MPTRPTAPEDWHVPVFGPQAVPAVTATARRPLGDRGELAVVLAPGAGSDRHDAPLAVVADRLAARGHPTLVLQFAYTEAGRGRPDPLERCGAVFAEVAGHLRERLGDERPLILGGRSMGGRVASLIASDEDEPVAGVAGVALLAYPLHPARPLRDAEPVPRERLRTAHWPDLRVPSLFVQGDRDRLCDLATLEAERAAHLEARRTSVHVVAGADHGFEPRRRDGRATADVHREVAEVVGDWVDGLADQGRAT from the coding sequence GTGCCCACCCGACCCACCGCCCCGGAGGACTGGCACGTGCCCGTCTTCGGGCCGCAAGCCGTGCCAGCGGTCACGGCCACGGCTCGCCGGCCCCTCGGCGACCGCGGTGAGCTCGCCGTCGTCCTCGCGCCGGGAGCCGGCTCCGATCGTCACGACGCCCCGCTCGCCGTCGTCGCCGATCGCCTCGCCGCGAGGGGTCACCCGACGCTGGTCCTCCAGTTCGCCTACACCGAGGCGGGTCGCGGCCGCCCTGACCCCCTCGAGCGATGCGGAGCGGTCTTCGCGGAGGTGGCGGGCCACCTGCGCGAACGCCTCGGCGATGAGCGCCCGCTCATCCTGGGCGGCCGGTCGATGGGCGGTCGGGTCGCGAGCCTGATCGCCAGCGACGAGGACGAGCCGGTCGCGGGAGTCGCCGGGGTGGCCCTGCTCGCCTATCCGCTCCATCCGGCCCGTCCCCTGCGCGACGCCGAGCCGGTCCCGCGGGAGCGGCTGCGAACCGCCCACTGGCCGGACCTGCGTGTGCCGAGCCTGTTCGTCCAGGGCGATCGCGACCGGCTGTGCGACCTCGCGACCCTCGAGGCCGAGCGTGCCGCGCACCTCGAGGCCCGACGCACCAGCGTGCACGTCGTCGCCGGGGCCGATCACGGGTTCGAGCCTCGGCGTCGTGACGGGCGCGCCACCGCGGACGTGCACCGCGAGGTCGCGGAGGTGGTCGGCGACTGGGTCGACGGGCTCGCCGACCAGGGCCGCGCCACGTAG
- a CDS encoding metal-dependent transcriptional regulator: MTPLIDATEMYLRTVWELEEEGITPIRARLVERLGLSAPAVSETVTRLEAEGLMRMAADRTLGLTEKGREIAMSVMRKHRLAERLIVDVIGVEWELSHNEACRWEHVISDHVEQRIAELLGEPDRCPHGNPIPSPGDEERAADTVHPPARAGLSTLAEAARKVQRARIARISEMLQGDVPTMSDFVRHGIVPGARVELSSGPTGVTLRPLDGEAVEALALAPDAAELVYVERLD, from the coding sequence GTGACACCCCTCATCGACGCGACCGAGATGTACCTGCGAACGGTGTGGGAGCTCGAGGAGGAGGGCATCACACCGATCCGCGCCCGGCTCGTGGAGCGGCTCGGCCTCTCGGCCCCCGCCGTCAGCGAAACCGTGACCCGGCTGGAGGCCGAGGGGCTCATGCGCATGGCCGCAGACCGCACCCTCGGGCTCACCGAGAAGGGGCGCGAGATCGCGATGAGCGTCATGCGCAAGCACCGGCTGGCCGAGCGGCTCATCGTCGACGTCATCGGGGTCGAGTGGGAGCTGTCGCACAACGAGGCCTGCCGCTGGGAGCACGTGATCAGCGATCACGTGGAGCAGCGCATCGCCGAGTTGCTCGGGGAACCCGATCGCTGCCCCCACGGCAATCCGATCCCCTCCCCCGGCGACGAGGAACGGGCCGCCGACACGGTGCACCCACCTGCCCGGGCCGGCCTCTCGACCCTCGCCGAGGCGGCGCGCAAGGTGCAACGGGCTCGCATCGCTCGGATCAGCGAGATGCTCCAGGGCGATGTCCCGACGATGAGCGACTTCGTCCGCCACGGCATCGTGCCGGGCGCCCGCGTCGAGCTGTCCTCCGGCCCGACCGGCGTGACACTGCGCCCGCTCGACGGGGAAGCCGTCGAAGCGCTCGCGCTCGCGCCCGATGCCGCCGAGCTCGTCTACGTCGAGAGGCTCGACTAA
- the prfB gene encoding peptide chain release factor 2 (programmed frameshift) produces MKEYLDVDGKRRRLTELQGEAGDPALWDDQARAQRVMTELRRLEDDLGRYDAFAQKLADLETLEQLAREENDEDAAVEVAQGVAALEREIAELELRVLLSGEYDHRDGVVTVHAGAGGTDSQDWAEMLQRMLLRWCEHRGFGVDVHDVQHGDEAGIRSATFTVHGDRAYGLLQAERGVHRLVRISPFDSQKRRHTAFASVDVIPVFEAVDDHVEVPEEELRIDTFRSSGPGGQSVNTTDSAVRINHLPTGIVVQCQDQKSQLQNKTVAMNLLKAKLAERARAERQAEIDAVRGEQADVAWGSQIRSYVLHPYQMVKDLRTGHETGNTDAVLDGDLDAFIEAFLQWKARGEQQERVGEGHV; encoded by the exons GTGAAGGAGTATCTT GACGTCGACGGCAAGCGCCGCCGACTGACCGAACTTCAGGGCGAGGCCGGCGATCCCGCCCTGTGGGACGATCAAGCACGTGCCCAACGGGTCATGACCGAGCTCCGGCGGCTGGAGGACGACCTCGGTCGGTACGACGCGTTCGCGCAGAAGCTCGCCGATCTCGAGACGCTCGAGCAGCTGGCCCGTGAGGAGAACGACGAGGACGCGGCGGTCGAGGTCGCGCAAGGGGTCGCCGCACTCGAGCGGGAGATCGCCGAGCTGGAGCTGCGCGTCCTCCTGTCCGGCGAGTACGACCATCGTGATGGGGTGGTGACGGTCCACGCCGGCGCCGGGGGCACCGATAGCCAGGACTGGGCCGAGATGCTCCAGCGCATGCTGCTGCGCTGGTGCGAGCACCGGGGCTTCGGGGTCGACGTCCACGATGTGCAGCACGGCGACGAGGCCGGGATCCGCAGCGCGACCTTCACGGTGCACGGTGACCGCGCCTACGGGCTGCTCCAGGCCGAGCGAGGGGTGCACCGCCTCGTCCGCATCAGCCCGTTTGACTCGCAGAAGCGGCGGCACACCGCCTTCGCGAGCGTCGACGTGATCCCGGTCTTCGAAGCCGTCGACGATCACGTCGAGGTGCCCGAGGAGGAGTTGCGCATCGACACTTTCCGCAGCTCGGGGCCCGGCGGACAGTCGGTCAACACGACCGACAGCGCGGTGCGGATCAACCATTTGCCCACCGGCATCGTGGTGCAGTGCCAGGACCAGAAGTCACAGCTGCAGAACAAGACCGTCGCGATGAACCTGCTCAAGGCGAAGCTCGCCGAGCGTGCCCGTGCGGAGCGTCAGGCCGAGATCGATGCGGTGCGCGGGGAACAGGCCGACGTCGCGTGGGGTAGCCAGATCCGCTCCTACGTGCTGCACCCGTACCAGATGGTCAAGGACCTGCGGACGGGTCACGAGACGGGGAACACGGACGCGGTGCTCGACGGCGACCTGGACGCCTTCATCGAGGCCTTCCTGCAGTGGAAGGCACGCGGCGAGCAACAGGAGCGCGTCGGTGAGGGTCATGTCTAG